The Cellulomonas sp. S1-8 genomic sequence CGATCCGCAGGCCCTCGAGCCGCGTCGTGACGGTCGAGACCAGGTGGTCGACGTACTGCTGCCCGGAGAGGCTGAGGTCCATGCGGATGCGGCCGACGTCGGCGCCCAGCGGGCGGTCCCACACCTCGCCCATCCGCGCCTCGATCGCGGCCTCGAGCTCGTCGTCGAGCTTGTGGCCGCCGCGCGCCAGGAACTTGATGCCGTTGTCGGGCATCGGGTTGTGCGACGCGGACAGCACGACCCCGATGTCCACCCCGCGGGCGGCCGTCAGGTAGGCGACGGCCGGCGTCGGCAGCACGCCCACGTTGTCGACGTCGACGCCCGCCGACGCGAGCCCCGCGGCGACCGCGGCCGAGAGGAACTCGCCCGACGAGCGGGGGTCACGCCCCACCACGGCTCTGGGCCGGTGGCCGGCGAACGCTCCCGTCGTGGCCAGCACGTGCGCCGCGGCGACGGACGCGTCGAGCGCGACCTCCGCCGTCACGTCGCGATTCGCCAGACCGCGTATCCCGTCGGTCCCGAACAGTCGACCCATCATCGGCTCCTTCGTCCTGCCGGTCGCCCCTGCCCCCCGGTGGGATGCGCGGCCGGCGCCGTCCATGATCCGCCCTCCGGCGTCATGCGGCATGTGCCGCGACGCCGCCCCGGCATGCCGATGGCCCCGGCGGTCTGTCGACCACCGGGGCCATCGGGCCGGTGCGCTGGGTCAGCGCTTCGAGTACTGCGGCGCCTTGCGGGCCTTCTTCAGGCCCGCCTTCTTGCGCTCGACCACACGCGCGTCACGCGTGAGGAAGCCGGCCTTCTTCAGCGCGGCGCGGTTGTGCTCCTCGTCGATCGCGTTGAGCGCGCGGGCGATGCCCAGGCGCAGCGCGCCGGCCTGGCCGGAGACGCCACCGCCGTGGATGCGCGCGTGCACGTCGAAACGGCCCTCGACGTCCACGAGCTTCAGCGGGGAGTTGACGAGCTGCTGGTGCACCTTGTTCGGGAAGTAGTCCTCGAGGGCGCGGCCGTTGATCGTCCACTGGCCGGTGCCGGGCACCAGACGGACGCGCGCGACCGCCTCCTTACGACGGCCGAGCGCCTGGGCCGGTGCCGTGAGGGACTGTCCGCGGCCCGTGGGCGCAACGGTCTCGGAGGTGTAGCTGGTGGGCGTGTCGTCGCCCTCGTTCTCGATCTCGACGGTGGTCTGAGCCACGGGATCCTCGCGTTCTGGGTTCGTCTGCCGCAGCAGCCGGGGGCTTACTGCGCCACCTGGGTCAGCTCGAACGTCTTCGGCTGCTGGGCCGAGTGCGGGTGCTCCGCACCGGCGTAGACCTTGAGCTTGCTGATCTGCTGACGGCCGAGCGTCGTGCGGGGCAGCATGCCGCGGACGGCCTTCTCGATCGCCCGCTCGGGGTGCTTCTCGAGGAGGTCGACGTAACGGGTCGCCCGCAGGCCACCCGGGTAGCCGGAGTGCCGGTAGGCGAGCTTGGTCTCACGCTTGTTGCCGGTCAGCGCGACCTTCCCCGCGTTGATGATGATGACGAAGTCACCGCCGTCGACGTGGGGAGCGAAGGTCGCCTTGTGCTTGCCGCGCAGCAGCGTGGCCACGTGGCTGGCCAGGCGGCCGAGCACGACGTCGGTCGCGTCGATGACGTACCAGTTCCGCTCGACGTCGCCGGGCTTCGGGGTGTACGTGCGCACGGGTGCCTCTGTCTCGTGATGCGTGTCGTGGCCGGGCGCACTGGGGCGACCGGCCGAGGATGTCTGCACGGAGCATCCCGCCCGGCGAGTGGGATCGCACCAGGACGGCCATCGGCACCCGGTGGTGAGAAGCCACCGGTGCGCGACAGG encodes the following:
- the rpsI gene encoding 30S ribosomal protein S9 — encoded protein: MAQTTVEIENEGDDTPTSYTSETVAPTGRGQSLTAPAQALGRRKEAVARVRLVPGTGQWTINGRALEDYFPNKVHQQLVNSPLKLVDVEGRFDVHARIHGGGVSGQAGALRLGIARALNAIDEEHNRAALKKAGFLTRDARVVERKKAGLKKARKAPQYSKR
- the rplM gene encoding 50S ribosomal protein L13 is translated as MRTYTPKPGDVERNWYVIDATDVVLGRLASHVATLLRGKHKATFAPHVDGGDFVIIINAGKVALTGNKRETKLAYRHSGYPGGLRATRYVDLLEKHPERAIEKAVRGMLPRTTLGRQQISKLKVYAGAEHPHSAQQPKTFELTQVAQ